One genomic window of Coffea eugenioides isolate CCC68of chromosome 1, Ceug_1.0, whole genome shotgun sequence includes the following:
- the LOC113770581 gene encoding receptor-like protein 19, translating into MDFGLTTLASLDLSGTKLESSLSRGLWNLTSLQRLDFSSDQLNGSLSDELFYLNNLISLNLGWNQFGGFLEGIWNWSSLTSLDLSANNFTTFLPSQLSTLTALISLDLGSNYFRGSIPSSIANISNLQYLRLSYNIFLSSSLPSEVFTLKDLITLAASSNHLNGPIPSTVGNCNKLEILLLHDNALSGSIPSSLGSCTKLKELSLYENPLSGSIPSNLGKLSSLEHLDVSHNKLTGTLPESLW; encoded by the coding sequence ACTACCCTTGCTTCCCTTGATTTAAGTGGGACCAAGCTTGAAAGCTCATTGTCCAGAGGTCTTTGGAACTTGACTTCCCTCCAACGCTTGGATTTTTCTTCGGACCAGTTGAATGGTTCACTGTCAGATGAGCTTTTCTATCTTAACAATCTCATTTCTCTGAACCTTGGCTGGAATCAATTCGGAGGCTTCTTGGAAGGAATTTGGAATTGGAGTTCCCTTACATCTTTGGATCTATCAGCGAATAACTTCACTACCTTCCTCCCAAGCCAATTATCCACTTTAACTGCCCTAATTTCACTTGATCTTGGCTCCAATTACTTTCGAGGTTCTATCCCAAGCTCTATTGCCAACATTTCCAACCTTCAATATCTTCGTCTGTCATATAACATCTTCCTTAGCTCCTCTTTACCAAGTGAAGTATTCACATTGAAGGACTTGATTACACTTGCTGCAAGTAGTAATCACTTAAATGGTCCAATTCCAAGCACAGTTGGCAACTGTAACAAGCTAGAAATCCTTTTGCTACATGATAATGCTCTATCTGGTTCAATTCCATCAAGTTTAGGAAGCTGTACCAAGCTCAAAGAACTTTCGCTATATGAAAATCCTCTATCTGGTTCAATTCCATCAAATTTAGGAAAACTGTCATCCTTAGAGCACTTGGATGTATCTCACAACAAACTCACTGGAACTCTTCCTGAAAGTCTTTGGTAG